The proteins below come from a single Gossypium raimondii isolate GPD5lz chromosome 2, ASM2569854v1, whole genome shotgun sequence genomic window:
- the LOC128034118 gene encoding uncharacterized mitochondrial protein AtMg00310-like — protein MERYLGLPNVVGRRKKESFQYLKEKVHNRIEGWSTRMLSQGGKEVFLKAVLQAIPTYAMSCFLLPKSLCRDMESIFAKFWWQKAHGRRGIHWCQWKYLCRSKENGGLGFRDMAKFNISLLAKQGWRILSNPDSLLAQVLKAKYFPNVNFLYSRLESNASYTWKSIWAMKGILEEGLCWKVGKGTHISVGNDSWIPDVNKSKLLDLAMNLNDVKFADLINQNNRTWKKELIFSTFPEDVAEKIICIPLAEEPHDDF, from the coding sequence ATGGAAAGATATCTAGGTCTCCCGAATGTGGTTGGTAGACGAAAAAAAGAATCATTTCAGTATCTCAAAGAGAAAGTGCACAACAGAATTGAAGGATGGAGTACCAGAATGTTATCACAAGGAGGCAAGGAAGTTTTTCTTAAGGCGGTATTACAGGCTATTCCAACCTATGCTATGTCTTGCTTTTTATTACCTAAGTCTTTATGCAGAGATATGGAAAGCATTTTTGCTAAATTTTGGTGGCAAAAAGCCCATGGGAGAAGAGGGATTCATTGGTGTCAGTGGAAGTATTTGTGTCGATCGAAAGAAAATGGTGGTTTGGGTTTTAGGGATATGGCTAAATTTAACATCTCACTCTTAGCCAAGCAAGGATGGAGAATCTTAAGTAATCCAGATTCCTTATTAGCTCAAgttttaaaagcaaaatatttcCCGAATGTTAATTTCTTATATTCCCGTTTGGAGAGTAATGCTTCATATACATGGAAAAGTATTTGGGCTATGAAGGGCATTTTAGAGGAAGGGTTGTGCTGGAAGGTAGGAAAGGGAACGCATATTTCAGTCGGTAATGATTCTTGGATTCCGGATGTGAATAAGAGCAAGTTATTAGATTTAGCCatgaatttgaatgatgttaAATTTGCAGAtctaataaaccaaaataacagAACATGGAAAAAAGAGTTGATATTTTCTACCTTTCCGGAGGATGTAGCTGAGAAGATTATTTGCATCCCATTGGCAGAGGAACCTCATGATGATTTTTAG